The genomic segment TAGCCCGGCCAGTTTTGGTTTTTTTGATAAACAGCGTGAGCGAAACCATGATGACGATGGTGACGCCCAGCGTTGCGATGGATTCGCCCGTCAGCTCAATCGAGCCGAGGTAGATGCTCGGGATATTGATGACCGAGGCGACTTTCTGCTGCTGGGAGCCGAAGAGGAGCAGCGCCAGGCTTTGGAGGAAATAGCTGACGCCAATGGCCGTAATGAGCACGGCCAGCGGAGAGGAGTTTCTAAGCGGCTTATAGGCGACTTTTTCCAGCACGACGCCCAGGACGGCGCAGAAAACGATGCTGAAAAGCACGCCAAGATAGGGCGAAAAACCCAGCATACTGGCCGAGACCGAAAGCGTATAGGCCCCGACCATGATGACATCGCCGTGCGCGAAGTTCAGCATCTTGGCGATGCCATAGACCATGGTATATCCAAGAGCGATGAGCGCGTAAATGCTCCCGCGGTTCAGACCGTTTAACAGCTGCTCAAAAAATTCCAATTAGAATCCACCTCATCTCTTTCAAAACGCCAAAGGAGACGCGTTGCCGTCTCCTTTGGGTTTGCCAATTCTGGCTTGTTTTGTTTGCGCACGGCAATTATTTGCCGACGTACTGGCCGTTCTCGATGACGGCGACGCGCGCTGCCTTATTGGGCTCGCCTTCTTTTGTGAAGGTCATCTCGCCGGTGATGCCCGGGACGGTGATCTCCGTCATAGCGGCGATGATGGCATCGTTATCCATGCTGCCCGCCTTTTCGATGGCGGCTTTGATGGTATAGATGGCGTCGTAGGCATCCGCCGCGAACTGATCCGGATCCGCGCCGAACTTGGCCTTATAATCCGCGACGAACTTCTGAACAGCCACATCCTCGGAGTTGGCGACGAACGGCGTCAGATAGACGGCGCCCTCGATATTGGTCGTATCGCCTTCCAGCTGGGCGATGACGCCGTCCCAGCCGTCGCAGCCGTAGTAGGGCAGCTTAAGGCCGACGTTCACAGCCTGATTCGAGATATAGGCGACTTCCGTGTAGTAGATGGGCAGGAACAGTGCCTCCGCATCCGTCGCCTTGATTTTGGTCAGCTGGGTTTTGAAATCCACATCGCCGCTCGTGAAGCTCTCTGCGGCGACAACCGTGCCGCCCAACGCCTCGAACTCATCGACGAAGGCTTCGTAGATGCCAGAGCTGTAGTCGCTGGAGACGTCGTAGATGATGGCGACTTTGCGCACGCCCTCTTCATACATATAGTTTGCCATGGAGCGGCCCTGAAGCGGGTCTGTAAAGCAGATGCGGAAGCAGTTGTCATACTGCGCGCAGGCCTCGGCCGAGCCGGAAGGCGTGATCTGCAAAATGCCGTCTTTGGAAGATTCATCCGTCACGGCGATGCAGGGATCGCTGGTAACCGTGCCCATCAGGACCTGCATCCCCTCGTCCATCAGCTTGCTGTAAGCGGAAAGAGCTTTTTCGGCATCGCTCTCGTCGTCCTCAAAGAGGTATTTGATCTGCTTGCCGTTAATGCCGCCGGCGGCGTTGATCTCGTCCACTGCCAGCTGGGCGCCCTGCTTGACGGAAATGCCGTAGGAAGCCGCGCCGCCCGTTACCGGGCCGATTCCGCCAATGACGATCTCTTCCCCATCATCGGCTGCCGGCGTGCTCTCGCCCGGCTCTGCTGGCTGCGAAGAAGGCGCTCCGCCGGTGGGCTCATCGCCGCCCTTGGCAGCGCAGCCCGCGAAGCATGCGGCCAGCATCATCATTGCAACGATCATTGCAAACACAGATGCAAAACGTTTCATGTTTCTGTTCCTCCATACTCATAAAATGAAAACTTTTTTCCTCCTGGGCGCCCATGGCAACGCGCGGAAATCCAGGAATATTTTTATATACTATATCGCTAAAAAGTGCCTGCTGTCAAGGAAAAAACGCATATTTGCCCGGTTTTTTGCAGATTCTTGCAGGAGCGCGCCCATCTTCCTGCAAAACCGGCCAAATGGCAGATTTCTGCGAGGCTTTTCATCCCTGGTTTTTTCTTATATAATGAAGGAAACGGAGGGAAAATTATGCTGAAGCAACTGACCGAGCATATCAGATATCTGCCCGCCTGCGAGCAGGGCGACCGCCCGGCGCTGGCCTACATTTCCGGGCAGAACAGGGCGCTCATGGTGGATGCGGGCAACAGCCCGGCCCATGCCCGGCTCTTTCTTTCGGCGCTGGAGCGGCAGAGCCTGCCCGCGCCAGACTATATCGCCCTGACGCACTGGCATTGGGACCACTGCTTTGGCCTGGCCGCGCTGGAGGGAACCTCGCTTTGCAGTGCGGAGACGAATGCCAAGCTGGCCGAGATGGCGCGCTGGCAGTGGGACGACGCCAGCATGGCGCAGCGACTGAGAGACGGGACTGAAATCGCCTTTTGCGACCAGAATATTCGGCTGGAATACCCGGATCGGAGGCAAATTGCCGTGCGCACCGCGGATATCGCCTTTTCCGGCGCGCTTTGCCTGAACCTGGGCGGCCTGACTGCCCAGCTTCTGCCGCTGCCCAACTCCCACGCGGCGGGCAGTTTGGCGGTTTTTATCCCGGAAGAGAAGGCGCTGATTTTGGGGGACATCATCTGCGAAGACTACTATAGCGGCAACCCGCCGGCGCACGATCCCGCCAAACTGGCCGGGATGATAAGAGCGCTGGAGGCGTTGGATTTTGAAATCGCGCTGGATGGTCACGGCGAGCCGGCCACAGACTCCAAAGAGGAGCTGAT from the Christensenellaceae bacterium 44-20 genome contains:
- a CDS encoding branched-chain amino acid ABC transporter permease, with the translated sequence MEFFEQLLNGLNRGSIYALIALGYTMVYGIAKMLNFAHGDVIMVGAYTLSVSASMLGFSPYLGVLFSIVFCAVLGVVLEKVAYKPLRNSSPLAVLITAIGVSYFLQSLALLLFGSQQQKVASVINIPSIYLGSIELTGESIATLGVTIVIMVSLTLFIKKTKTGRAMLALSEDRGAAQLMGINVNRTISITFAIGSGLAAVAGVLFVSSYGFVGPYTGSLPGIKAFVAAVLGGIGSIPGAMLGGVLLGVIESFSQAYISTQLSDAIVFGVLILVLLVRPAGLLGRKKIEKV
- a CDS encoding ABC transporter substrate-binding protein; this encodes MKRFASVFAMIVAMMMLAACFAGCAAKGGDEPTGGAPSSQPAEPGESTPAADDGEEIVIGGIGPVTGGAASYGISVKQGAQLAVDEINAAGGINGKQIKYLFEDDESDAEKALSAYSKLMDEGMQVLMGTVTSDPCIAVTDESSKDGILQITPSGSAEACAQYDNCFRICFTDPLQGRSMANYMYEEGVRKVAIIYDVSSDYSSGIYEAFVDEFEALGGTVVAAESFTSGDVDFKTQLTKIKATDAEALFLPIYYTEVAYISNQAVNVGLKLPYYGCDGWDGVIAQLEGDTTNIEGAVYLTPFVANSEDVAVQKFVADYKAKFGADPDQFAADAYDAIYTIKAAIEKAGSMDNDAIIAAMTEITVPGITGEMTFTKEGEPNKAARVAVIENGQYVGK
- a CDS encoding MBL fold metallo-hydrolase; translation: MLKQLTEHIRYLPACEQGDRPALAYISGQNRALMVDAGNSPAHARLFLSALERQSLPAPDYIALTHWHWDHCFGLAALEGTSLCSAETNAKLAEMARWQWDDASMAQRLRDGTEIAFCDQNIRLEYPDRRQIAVRTADIAFSGALCLNLGGLTAQLLPLPNSHAAGSLAVFIPEEKALILGDIICEDYYSGNPPAHDPAKLAGMIRALEALDFEIALDGHGEPATDSKEELMGYLREVLAACGAPKGI